The nucleotide window TTTAGAACCTCATTGAGAAAGTGATCTCCGTGAATTCTCTTACCTGTAAGCCGGCCTTGCATATCTGTCATTGCAACGACGACTGTGTCGATGGCACCTGATTGGATTGCAGCGGTTAATTCTTCAATTGATAGTGAACTCATAGCGGTGAGTATTCCACTTTTAGACAAAAATAAAAACTCCCCCTCATCACTTGGACGAGGGGGAGTTCTTATTTGTAATTTAGATAGTGCTCTTTGGTCCTGTGAACCACTTCTTGACTGATAGATGCCACCAGATCCAAAGTAGAAGCATCGATCCGCCGACTAGCACAGGGGCATAGTTGACGAATTTGATGTCAAAGGAATCACTAGTTGGCCATCCCATTGGAGTGGTAGGCATAATGAAGTAGATGCAAATAATTACAATTTCTGCAATTGCAATAGGAGCCATCCACTTGTACTTGTTACCAAGTGTCCATGATCCTGGCTTGAATTTATCGCCCATACGGTAACGCTGATAAATTGGAACCAAGAATGCTAAGTACAAACCGATAACAGTAATTGAAGTTACTGCATAGAAAGCGGTAGGTACAACAATTGGTGCATCTGCTGAACCGATGTTTACTTCAACCAATGCTGGCAAAGTAATTGCAAGTGCAACAGTCGAACAAGCCAAAACAGCATTCTTTGGAACCTTGTTCTTATCTACCTTTGACCACAACTTGGATCCAGGTACCGCTCCGTCGCGACTAAATGCAAACATCATGCGTGAAGCACTTGTGAGTGCAGATGTACCGCAGAAGAGTTGTCCGACGCTTGCGATGAGAAGAACTACGCCCGCCCACTTAGCACTGAGTGCTTGAGCAAAGATAACAGCTACGCCGCCACCGCCTGCGGTTACTGCTTCTGCATCTTGTACTGCGTAAAGGAATGCAAGGAGCAAGATCCATCCACCGATAGCGGAGTAGAAAATTGCTTGCCACAATCCACGAGCAGCTGAGTGTTCAGCACCCTTAGTTTCTTCAGACATGTGAGCACAAGCATCAAAGCCTGTGATTGTGTACTGAGTTAAAAGGAAGCCAAGTGGAAGCACATAGAACCAGAAAGCAGTTCCGCTTGTTTCGCCGCCAGCTAATCCAGCAGAGTTATTGACTCGCATTGAGAACATGTCATAAACGCTCATGTGATTTTCTGGAAGAATAACTAGAACACCAATAATGAAAGCAGCGCCAAATACGTGCCACCATACTGAGATATTGTTCAAAGTTGCCATCAAGTGTCCGCTGCCGATATTGAGAGCAGCCATGATTACAAGAATCACAATGAACATAATGAATACGCGCTGCAATGAATATCCTTCTGCCCAACTTGGACTTAGTGAAGAGAAAGAAAGATCAAAGAACGTTGCGCAACCGTATGCAACCGATGCGGTACATCCAAACAGACCAAGCAGATTTAACCAGCCTGTGTAAAAACCAACCTTAGCTCCACCCATTTTCGATGCCCACCAGTAAATACCACCGGATGTCGGATAAGCAGAAACGAGTTCTGACATACAAAAACCAATAATGAGAATAAACAATGAAATAAGTGGCCAACCAAGTGAGATAGCAACTGGACCACCGTTATTCCAAGCCTGGCCAAAGGTTGTAAAGCAACCGGCGAGAATTGAAATAATTGAAAACGAAATTGCGAAGTTCGAGAATCCACTCCATGAACGCTCAAGCTCTTGCTTGTATCCAAGTTCAGCTAAGCGTTTTTCATCATTCTGTAAGTTTGACAAGTCTTACGCCTCCTAATGCTTATACATATCCAAACCGGGCGGCTTGAATATGATGATGCTGGTTCGATGAGGGGCATCGAGGTACTCTTTCTACCTCATAGTGTGACCTGAGCGACAGGGGTTTGACGATAAATGTGCCGCCTTTTAGGTTACGTGTCGCACGAGAAGCAGACCTTTAACTCAACAGTAGGGTCGGATTTCTCCGAGTTTGTGACCCTTTCTTCAGTGCATTGCGATGGCTGGGGAGTGGCAACTATTGATCACAATCAAAGCGTTGCACAGATGATTCGCCAACCAGAGGCTGCCAATAAGAGTAAAGACTTTTCCACCGCCATTGAGAAATCTGTTTCAGATGGAGCGTTGCTTCACCTTCGTTGGGCCACTGCTGGTTTACCGGTGAGTGAGAACAACACTCATCCATTTATTTATAAGGATATTTCCTTTATTCACAACGGAGCAACGTATCCACCAGCGGCTCTTGAGCCATTGATTTCACCAGAGTTAATTCCTCATATTCAAGGCGATACGGATAGTGAAAGATATTTTTATTTTGTTATCACAAAGATTAAAGAGTTGGGATTTATCGAAGGGTGCAAAGCCGCAGCCAATTACATCCGAGCCAATGTTGATTATTCAAGCATTAACGCAATGATCATGAATGAAAAACAATGGGTTGTTATTTGTGAGCACCACCCAGATCGCGCCCCTGATTGGGCACCTGATGATTATTATGAATTGAAATACAAATCTGATAAACAGGGCGTTTTGGTTGCATCAACTGGTTGGAATCAACCTGGATGGACCGTGCTTGCCAACCATCACATGCTCGTCATAGACCGAGATAGCTTTGCAGTTGAGGTTATACCCCTGTAAGGGGTGCCCGTAGTATTGGCCTATGGAGCGCACCTATTCCGTTGAAACCTACGGATGTCAAATGAATGTTCACGACTCCGAACGCATCGCAGGGCTATTAGATGAAGCCGGATACATCCCAGTTAAAACTGGTGAGCAGGCTGATCTGGTTGTTTTTAATACGTGTGCGGTTCGAGAAAATGCGGATAACAAGTTATATGGCAACCTAAGTTTCTTAGCTCCAATTAAAAAGCTAAACCCTGGAATGCAGATAGCAGTGGGCGGTTGTCTGGCGCAGAAAGATCAATCAATAATCCTTAAAAAAGCACCATATGTTGATGTTGTCTTTGGAACACACAATGTTGGATCGCTACCGGCACTACTTGAACGCGCAAGGATTGAAGAAGAAGCCCAAATCGAAATTAAAGAATCCCTCGAACATTTCCCATCGACACTTCCTGCCCGACGATTATCAGCATTTTCAGCGTGGGTTTCAGTATCTGTTGGATGCAATAACACCTGCACTTTTTGCATTGTTCCAACGCTTCGCGGAATCGAAAAAGATCGTAGCGAAGATGACATTTTGCGTGAGATTCACGCACTCGTAGATCAAGGCGTTATTGAAATTACCTTGCTAGGTCAAAACGTAAATGCATACGGAGTTGATTTTGGTGACAGGCAAGCATTTGCAAAACTTCTTCGCAAGTGTGGGGATATCGATGGTCTAGAACGGGTGCGTTTTATGTCTCCGCATCCACGAGATTTCACAGACGATGTCATTGAGGCAATGGCGCAAACCCGCAATGTCATGCCACATCTACATATGCCATTGCAATCTGGTTCAAATCAAATCTTGCAGAGCATGCGCCGCTCATATCGAACAGATCGATACCTAAATATTTTAAATAATGTCAGAACTGCAATCCCGCAGGCATCTATTACAACCGACATCATTGTTGGCTTTCCTGGTGAAAGTGAATCTGATTTTCAGGCTACTTTAGATTTATGCACAGAGGCACAATTTGCTGCCGCCTACACATATCAATATTCGATTCGCCCAGGTACACCGGCAGCAACAATGCCAAATCAAGTTTCATCTGAAGTTGTCGGGCAGCGATACACGCGTTTACATGAGCATCAGCAAAAGATTTCACTTGGTGTTAATAAACGCGCAATTGGCCGCGAGATGCGAGTTTTGGTTGGCGAATATGAAGGTCGACGAGATGGCAGAGAATCGCGCATGACGGGTAAGAGTGAAGATTTTCGTTTAGTTCACTTCGCCGATTCAAGCAGCGCTCGTGCCGGCGACTTTGTTGATGTTCGAATCACTGATGCATCTGCTCATTACTTAATTGCAGATGAAATACGCACTATTGCAACACGTGGCGGAGATGCGCACGAACTAAGAAATAGGGAAGTTACTTCAACAGGTGTCTCACTTGGCATTCCTACAGTGCGTGCATGAAATTAGTTGTAATTGCAGGTGCAACTGCGACGGGTAAAAGCTCTTTAAGTGTGGAGTTAGCACAGGCCATTGATGCCGAAATAATCAATGCTGATTCAATGCAGGTATATCGCGGAATGGATATCGGTACCGCCAAGATAACCCTTGAAGAGCGCCAAGGCATTCCTCACCACATGCTGGATGTTTTAGATGTCAATCAAGATTCCACTGTTGCCTGGTATCAATCTGGTGCTCGTGAAGTCATCGATGAGATTCATTCTCGTGGCAAAAGCGTTGTCATGGTTGGTGGGACGGGTCTTTACATTAAGGCTGTAATCGATGAACTTAACTTTCCAGATACAGACCCAATGGTCAGACACACGTTAAACAAGGAGGCTGAAGATTTAGGAATCGATGCAATGTTTGCGCGATTAGAAAAACTTGATCCAGCCGCAGCGATTGCAATTGACCGTGCGAATTTACGAAGAATTATCAGAGCCCTAGAAGTTATAGAGATCACTGGCAAGGCATTTACTGCCAATTTGCCCAGAGAAGAGAGCATTCGATATCCAGATGCTCGGCAATTTGGTTTGGTTATGGATCGCGAGTTGTTATCGGAAAGAATTGATCAGCGCGTAAATACAATGTTTGAAAATGGTTTTGTTGAAGAAGTGCAAAAGTTAATGTCAAGCGGATTGTTAGAAGGCAGAACAGCGCAAAGAGCTTTGGGGTATTCCCAAATAGTTAGCCATCTAAAGGGTGAAACATCACTTGATGCTGCCATAGAAGAAACCAAACGAGCCACCCGACAATACGCTCGCCGGCAGGAAACCTGGTTCTCACGTGATGCGCGTATTAAGTGGATTTCAACTAGACAACCACGCCTAGAAACTATTTTGGAATCCCTGTAGGCAGTAAGAACTACTAAACTAACTTCCACATGAATACTTCACAGCCTGTTCCTGCAACTTATGGGCACGGCACTCACAATGACTTTGTACTTATTTTTGATCCAGATGATCTGCGTTCGGTAACAACGGCCCAAACTCAAGCAATTTGTAATCGAGAAACAGGAATTGGTGCTGATGGTTTGATTCGAATACTAAAGCGCGATGGCAAATGGTTTATGGATTACAGAAATTCAGATGGATCGTTGGCTGAAATGTGCGGCAATGGAATACGCGTGATGGCTAAATATTTGGTTGTTCACGGTCATCAAGGTGAGGGCATTTTTGCAATAAACACGCGTGATGGATTAAAGCATCTTCGTGTTCCAGCCGATGGTGATATTTCGGTCAATATGGGCAAAGTAAGTGATGAATCCGAAGAAGTCACTGCCTCACATAATGGCCACATTTGGAATGGTTACAACATTAATGTCGGCAATCCACATGCAGTTGTATTTGTAGAAAGTTTAGAAGAGGTTGGCGAACTCAGAGATGCTCCGATTGTTCGTCCCAAGGAGAGTTACCCAGAAGGCGTTAATATTGAGTTTGTAGAGTTTATGAGCGAGACTGAATTAAAGATGAGGGTCTTTGAACGCGGAAGTGGCGAAACACAATCATGCGGAACTGGAACATGCGCCGTGGCACTTGCAGCAACGCTAAAGAAAGAGAAGAACTTGCCCGCACATTGGGTCATTTATCCACCGGGTGGACGTTTAGAGGTAGATATTGATGGACATTCCAATGCAACGCTTATTGGTCCTGCCGAATTGGTTAAAGAAGTAGATCTGGCGAATTTTTTCCAATGAGTGATAAAGGTCGCCATGAAGACCGTAGTGAAGATTCATTTGAAGCTTTATTGCGCGAAAGTGCGCGAGTTACGGCAGATTACGATGCCGACCAAGATGATTTAGAAGCAACTTCTCAATCCGAAATAGCAGATCGCGCGGCACTACGACGAGTCAAAGGATTCTCAACAGAGTTACAAGATATTTCCGACGCCGAATATCGCCAGCTTCAATTAGAGCGCGTTATTTTAGTTGGCGTATGGACTGAAGGCACAGCCGAAATGGCAGAGAATTCACTCGATGAACTAAGAGCATTGGCACAAACTGCTGGCTCTGAGGTTCTAGATGGATTTATCCAGCGACGCGATAAACCAGATCCTGCAACGTATATCGGTTCAGGAAAAGTTGAAGAACTACGCAACGTTGTACTTTCAAGTGGCGCCGACACAGTTATTTGCGACGGCGAATTATCACCTTCTCAATTGCAGCAACTTGAGGGAAAACTAAAAGTTAAAGTTGTAGACCGAACCGCATTAATTCTGGATATTTTCGCTCAACATGCCAAGAGTAAAGAAGGAAAGGCTCAAGTTGAGTTAGCTCAAATTTCTTATTTGCTTCCACGTTTGCGTGGTTGGGGTGACTCTCTTTCTCGCCAAGTAGGCGGTCGCGCAGCTGGTGGTGCGGGTATTGGTGGACGCGGACCTGGTGAAACAAAAATAGAAACTGATCGCCGTCGCATTCGAGACAAAATGGCAAAGCTTCGCCGTGAAATAGCGGAGATGAAAGTGTCGCGGGACACAAAGCGACAAGAGCGAAAGAGAAATAATGTTGCATCAGTTGCCATTGCCGGTTACACAAATGCTGGCAAGTCTTCATTATTAAATAAGTTAACTGGCGCGGGAGTCTTAGTTCAAAACGCCCTCTTTGCAACTTTGGATCCAACTGTTCGTAAGACTCATACAGCCGATGGGCGGATTTATACACTGACTGACACTGTTGGTTTTGTGCGGCACCT belongs to Candidatus Planktophila limnetica and includes:
- a CDS encoding amino acid permease; its protein translation is MSNLQNDEKRLAELGYKQELERSWSGFSNFAISFSIISILAGCFTTFGQAWNNGGPVAISLGWPLISLFILIIGFCMSELVSAYPTSGGIYWWASKMGGAKVGFYTGWLNLLGLFGCTASVAYGCATFFDLSFSSLSPSWAEGYSLQRVFIMFIVILVIMAALNIGSGHLMATLNNISVWWHVFGAAFIIGVLVILPENHMSVYDMFSMRVNNSAGLAGGETSGTAFWFYVLPLGFLLTQYTITGFDACAHMSEETKGAEHSAARGLWQAIFYSAIGGWILLLAFLYAVQDAEAVTAGGGGVAVIFAQALSAKWAGVVLLIASVGQLFCGTSALTSASRMMFAFSRDGAVPGSKLWSKVDKNKVPKNAVLACSTVALAITLPALVEVNIGSADAPIVVPTAFYAVTSITVIGLYLAFLVPIYQRYRMGDKFKPGSWTLGNKYKWMAPIAIAEIVIICIYFIMPTTPMGWPTSDSFDIKFVNYAPVLVGGSMLLLWIWWHLSVKKWFTGPKSTI
- a CDS encoding class II glutamine amidotransferase produces the protein MCRLLGYVSHEKQTFNSTVGSDFSEFVTLSSVHCDGWGVATIDHNQSVAQMIRQPEAANKSKDFSTAIEKSVSDGALLHLRWATAGLPVSENNTHPFIYKDISFIHNGATYPPAALEPLISPELIPHIQGDTDSERYFYFVITKIKELGFIEGCKAAANYIRANVDYSSINAMIMNEKQWVVICEHHPDRAPDWAPDDYYELKYKSDKQGVLVASTGWNQPGWTVLANHHMLVIDRDSFAVEVIPL
- the miaB gene encoding tRNA (N6-isopentenyl adenosine(37)-C2)-methylthiotransferase MiaB, translating into MERTYSVETYGCQMNVHDSERIAGLLDEAGYIPVKTGEQADLVVFNTCAVRENADNKLYGNLSFLAPIKKLNPGMQIAVGGCLAQKDQSIILKKAPYVDVVFGTHNVGSLPALLERARIEEEAQIEIKESLEHFPSTLPARRLSAFSAWVSVSVGCNNTCTFCIVPTLRGIEKDRSEDDILREIHALVDQGVIEITLLGQNVNAYGVDFGDRQAFAKLLRKCGDIDGLERVRFMSPHPRDFTDDVIEAMAQTRNVMPHLHMPLQSGSNQILQSMRRSYRTDRYLNILNNVRTAIPQASITTDIIVGFPGESESDFQATLDLCTEAQFAAAYTYQYSIRPGTPAATMPNQVSSEVVGQRYTRLHEHQQKISLGVNKRAIGREMRVLVGEYEGRRDGRESRMTGKSEDFRLVHFADSSSARAGDFVDVRITDASAHYLIADEIRTIATRGGDAHELRNREVTSTGVSLGIPTVRA
- the miaA gene encoding tRNA (adenosine(37)-N6)-dimethylallyltransferase MiaA, whose protein sequence is MKLVVIAGATATGKSSLSVELAQAIDAEIINADSMQVYRGMDIGTAKITLEERQGIPHHMLDVLDVNQDSTVAWYQSGAREVIDEIHSRGKSVVMVGGTGLYIKAVIDELNFPDTDPMVRHTLNKEAEDLGIDAMFARLEKLDPAAAIAIDRANLRRIIRALEVIEITGKAFTANLPREESIRYPDARQFGLVMDRELLSERIDQRVNTMFENGFVEEVQKLMSSGLLEGRTAQRALGYSQIVSHLKGETSLDAAIEETKRATRQYARRQETWFSRDARIKWISTRQPRLETILESL
- the dapF gene encoding diaminopimelate epimerase is translated as MNTSQPVPATYGHGTHNDFVLIFDPDDLRSVTTAQTQAICNRETGIGADGLIRILKRDGKWFMDYRNSDGSLAEMCGNGIRVMAKYLVVHGHQGEGIFAINTRDGLKHLRVPADGDISVNMGKVSDESEEVTASHNGHIWNGYNINVGNPHAVVFVESLEEVGELRDAPIVRPKESYPEGVNIEFVEFMSETELKMRVFERGSGETQSCGTGTCAVALAATLKKEKNLPAHWVIYPPGGRLEVDIDGHSNATLIGPAELVKEVDLANFFQ
- the hflX gene encoding GTPase HflX, with product MSDKGRHEDRSEDSFEALLRESARVTADYDADQDDLEATSQSEIADRAALRRVKGFSTELQDISDAEYRQLQLERVILVGVWTEGTAEMAENSLDELRALAQTAGSEVLDGFIQRRDKPDPATYIGSGKVEELRNVVLSSGADTVICDGELSPSQLQQLEGKLKVKVVDRTALILDIFAQHAKSKEGKAQVELAQISYLLPRLRGWGDSLSRQVGGRAAGGAGIGGRGPGETKIETDRRRIRDKMAKLRREIAEMKVSRDTKRQERKRNNVASVAIAGYTNAGKSSLLNKLTGAGVLVQNALFATLDPTVRKTHTADGRIYTLTDTVGFVRHLPHQLVDAFKSTLEEVSGADVIVHVVDGSHADPFEQIRAVRTVINEIGAQEVPEIIAINKADVADQEVLMEILRKEPNSYAISVKTGFGIDALIHAIEKTLPRPKIEVDVIVPYNRGDLISAIHEHGEILSEEYVAEGTAIHARVDGGLARQIQAMQE